A region from the Natronoarchaeum mannanilyticum genome encodes:
- the npdG gene encoding NADPH-dependent F420 reductase: MRIALLGGTGDIGQGLALRWAYDTNHEVIIGSRDPEKARTKAEEYETELDSRGVDRSINGFENAMAADRANVVVLAVPPYHVSDTVESIADRLDDETTLVSPAVGMKSDESGLHYHKPGAGSVTAVAAEAAPEDVPVVGAFHNLSADRLANLDVQFDVDTLVVGDDADAKETVAALAEGIDGLRALDAGPIENAAEVESVTPLVINIARYNDGMHDVGVKFS; this comes from the coding sequence ATGCGAATCGCGCTACTCGGCGGCACCGGCGACATCGGCCAGGGGCTCGCGCTGCGGTGGGCCTACGACACCAACCACGAGGTCATCATCGGCTCCCGGGACCCCGAGAAGGCCCGGACGAAGGCCGAGGAGTACGAAACCGAACTCGACAGCCGCGGCGTCGACCGATCGATCAACGGGTTCGAGAACGCGATGGCGGCCGACCGCGCGAACGTCGTCGTGCTGGCCGTACCGCCGTACCACGTCTCGGACACCGTCGAGTCGATCGCCGACCGGCTCGACGACGAGACGACGCTCGTCTCGCCCGCGGTCGGCATGAAAAGCGACGAGAGCGGGCTCCACTACCACAAGCCCGGCGCGGGCAGCGTCACCGCGGTCGCCGCCGAGGCGGCGCCCGAGGACGTGCCCGTCGTCGGCGCGTTCCACAACCTCTCGGCCGACCGGCTCGCCAACCTGGACGTCCAGTTCGACGTCGACACGCTGGTCGTCGGCGACGACGCCGACGCCAAAGAGACGGTCGCCGCGCTCGCGGAGGGGATCGACGGGCTCCGAGCGTTAGACGCCGGGCCGATCGAGAACGCCGCCGAGGTCGAGAGCGTGACGCCGCTCGTGATCAACATCGCCCGCTACAACGACGGGATGCACGACGTCGGCGTCAAGTTCAGCTAG
- a CDS encoding thioredoxin family protein, whose translation MTVTLKDFYADWCGPCKTQDPILEEIEDDRGDSFEIEKINVDEEQDVANEYQVRSLPTLIVENDDGIVERFVGVTQRDDIESALDQAGA comes from the coding sequence ATGACTGTAACGCTGAAGGACTTCTACGCAGACTGGTGCGGGCCGTGCAAGACGCAGGACCCGATCCTCGAGGAGATCGAGGACGACCGCGGGGACAGCTTCGAGATCGAGAAGATCAACGTCGACGAGGAGCAGGACGTCGCCAACGAGTACCAGGTGCGCTCGCTGCCGACGCTGATCGTCGAGAACGACGACGGCATCGTCGAGCGGTTCGTCGGCGTCACGCAGCGCGACGACATCGAGAGCGCGCTCGACCAGGCCGGCGCCTAG
- a CDS encoding preprotein translocase subunit Sec61beta encodes MSSGQNSGGLMSSAGLVRYFDAEDRNAIKMDPKSVFVFAILLGIAVQAVSVAVYGITV; translated from the coding sequence ATGAGCAGCGGCCAAAACTCCGGCGGCCTGATGTCGAGTGCGGGACTGGTCCGGTACTTCGACGCGGAGGATCGAAACGCGATCAAGATGGATCCCAAGTCGGTTTTCGTCTTCGCGATCCTGCTGGGCATCGCGGTCCAGGCGGTGTCGGTCGCCGTCTACGGCATCACGGTCTGA
- the pdxT gene encoding pyridoxal 5'-phosphate synthase glutaminase subunit PdxT, with product MTRTAGVVAVQGDVSEHAAAIERAAAAAGESVEVREIREAGIVPDCDVLALPGGESTTISRLLAQEGIDEEIRDHVAAGKPVLATCAGLIVASADARDDRVATLDALDAAVERNAFGRQKDSFEAPLSVEGLDEPFPAVFIRAPAIAEVGEDVEVLATVEDRPVAVRQGPVVGLSFHPELVADERLHRLALFEAPAAATR from the coding sequence ATGACACGCACTGCAGGCGTCGTCGCCGTTCAGGGCGACGTCAGCGAACACGCGGCGGCGATCGAGCGCGCGGCCGCGGCCGCCGGCGAGTCGGTCGAGGTCCGCGAGATCCGCGAGGCGGGGATCGTCCCCGACTGCGACGTCCTGGCGCTGCCCGGCGGCGAGTCGACGACGATCTCCCGGCTGCTGGCCCAGGAGGGAATCGACGAGGAGATCCGCGACCACGTCGCGGCGGGCAAGCCCGTGCTGGCGACCTGCGCGGGGCTGATCGTCGCGTCGGCCGACGCGCGGGACGACCGCGTGGCGACGCTGGACGCCCTCGACGCCGCCGTCGAGCGCAACGCCTTCGGCCGCCAGAAGGACAGCTTCGAGGCGCCCCTGTCCGTCGAGGGGCTCGACGAACCGTTCCCCGCAGTGTTCATCCGCGCGCCCGCGATCGCCGAGGTCGGCGAGGACGTCGAGGTGCTGGCGACGGTCGAGGACCGACCGGTCGCGGTGCGCCAGGGGCCGGTGGTCGGGCTCTCCTTCCACCCCGAACTGGTCGCCGACGAGCGGCTCCACCGGCTCGCGCTGTTCGAGGCGCCCGCGGCGGCGACGCGGTAG
- a CDS encoding bifunctional nuclease family protein, whose translation MNATIDAVRVAGTEQGPVAVVVLAVEGESDVLPIFIGFEEAASIARGVDAEDIGRPLTHDLLLDVVEELGGRVTRIVVDDVEDGTYIADLHVDTPRGEAVIDARPSDSLALAARTNADVEVERSVFDAGAQPAAEFDDLDEIQDVAELA comes from the coding sequence ATGAACGCGACCATCGACGCCGTCCGGGTCGCCGGCACCGAGCAGGGCCCGGTCGCCGTCGTCGTCCTCGCGGTCGAAGGGGAGAGCGACGTCCTGCCGATCTTCATCGGGTTCGAGGAGGCCGCGAGCATCGCCCGCGGCGTGGACGCCGAGGACATCGGCCGGCCGCTGACCCACGATCTCCTGCTCGACGTCGTCGAGGAGCTGGGCGGTCGGGTCACCCGGATCGTCGTCGACGACGTCGAGGACGGCACGTACATCGCCGACCTGCACGTCGACACGCCCCGCGGCGAGGCCGTGATCGACGCCCGCCCGAGCGACTCGCTGGCGCTGGCCGCCCGGACGAACGCCGACGTCGAGGTCGAGCGGTCGGTGTTCGACGCCGGCGCCCAGCCCGCCGCCGAGTTCGACGACTTGGACGAGATCCAGGACGTTGCGGAGCTGGCCTGA
- the hisE gene encoding phosphoribosyl-ATP diphosphatase: MTDETEEDVADESGADVLDELFAVIEDRKENLPEDSYTASLFDHEKGENAVLEKLGEETTELVLAAKDDDREELAHESADIVYHLLVLLAMKDMDLADLRAELAERR; this comes from the coding sequence ATGACCGACGAGACCGAGGAGGACGTCGCGGACGAATCGGGTGCTGACGTACTCGACGAGCTATTCGCCGTCATCGAGGACCGAAAGGAGAACCTGCCGGAGGACTCCTACACGGCGTCGCTGTTCGACCACGAGAAGGGCGAGAACGCCGTGCTGGAGAAGCTCGGCGAGGAGACGACCGAACTCGTGCTGGCCGCGAAGGACGACGACCGCGAGGAGCTGGCCCACGAGAGCGCCGACATCGTCTACCACCTGCTCGTGCTGCTGGCGATGAAGGACATGGACCTGGCGGATCTGCGCGCCGAGCTGGCCGAGCGGCGGTGA
- a CDS encoding DUF5518 domain-containing protein, protein MTNWRAAVVGFLVITVLGAVGVVVPGLGQLAAGLIGGFVAGYMAGGSLGSGAWHGLLAGSLGGIAAAAILWLGLTVIGFVGGPVGAALGSLGGLVLAVSIVAFSMIVALESAVAGAIGAAVAGDEEPRRRTAAR, encoded by the coding sequence ATGACAAACTGGCGCGCGGCGGTCGTCGGCTTCCTCGTGATCACCGTCCTGGGCGCGGTCGGCGTCGTGGTGCCCGGCCTCGGACAGCTCGCGGCGGGCCTGATCGGCGGGTTCGTCGCCGGCTACATGGCCGGCGGCAGCCTCGGCTCCGGCGCCTGGCACGGCCTGCTGGCGGGCAGCCTCGGCGGCATCGCCGCCGCCGCGATCCTGTGGCTCGGACTGACGGTGATCGGCTTCGTCGGCGGGCCGGTCGGCGCCGCGCTCGGCTCGCTGGGCGGGCTGGTGCTCGCGGTGAGTATCGTCGCGTTCTCGATGATCGTCGCCCTCGAGAGCGCGGTCGCGGGGGCGATCGGCGCGGCCGTCGCCGGGGACGAAGAGCCGCGCCGGCGGACCGCGGCGCGGTGA
- a CDS encoding AI-2E family transporter, with protein sequence MSATPEPPDWIVEQPGLTAFALLSSLLALLVLLPYLQFVLFGVVLAYILLPVQRRLERYVRPTFAAIAVVIATLLVVLLPLVYVLGIAVEQSIELVDAIRRGGFDVTTIEATIESLGYAVDLGELYESNQGRIASALRQVTMGALGLVGSLPGLFIGLTVTLFVLFALLRDGEGLVAWVQWVLPIDDEILDELRAGLDQLMWASVVGNVAVAAIQAVMLGVGLAIAGVPAVVFLTVATFVLTLLPLVGAFGVWIPAAAYLVAIGQTTGGALLAIYGLVVSLSDSYLRPALIGRTSAFNSASVVVGIFGGLVVFGAVGLFIGPVVLGGAKLALDCFARGHTGHAPPDVDGERSNAGAIAERGDADGVPGRSDADAQSADTGGETETVGEDETPPEDETATEPDDETAEDAANGERRGDDRSS encoded by the coding sequence ATGTCAGCCACACCCGAGCCGCCGGACTGGATCGTCGAGCAGCCCGGACTGACCGCGTTCGCGCTGTTGAGCAGCCTCCTCGCGCTGCTCGTGTTGCTGCCGTATCTCCAGTTCGTGCTGTTCGGCGTCGTGCTGGCGTACATCCTGCTGCCCGTCCAGCGGCGCCTCGAACGGTACGTCCGGCCGACGTTCGCCGCGATCGCGGTCGTGATCGCCACGCTGCTGGTCGTGTTGCTCCCGCTCGTCTACGTGCTCGGGATCGCCGTCGAGCAGTCGATCGAGCTCGTCGACGCCATCAGGCGGGGCGGGTTCGACGTCACGACGATCGAGGCGACGATCGAATCGCTCGGGTACGCGGTCGACCTCGGCGAGCTGTACGAGTCCAATCAGGGCCGGATCGCGTCGGCGCTCCGGCAGGTGACGATGGGGGCGCTCGGCCTCGTCGGGAGCCTTCCGGGCCTCTTTATCGGGCTGACCGTCACGCTGTTCGTTCTCTTCGCCCTGCTTCGCGACGGCGAGGGGCTCGTGGCGTGGGTCCAGTGGGTGCTGCCGATCGACGACGAGATCCTCGACGAGCTCCGCGCGGGACTGGATCAGCTCATGTGGGCCTCCGTCGTCGGCAACGTCGCCGTCGCCGCGATCCAGGCGGTGATGCTCGGCGTCGGGCTGGCGATCGCGGGCGTCCCCGCGGTCGTCTTTCTCACCGTCGCCACGTTCGTCCTGACGCTGCTGCCGCTGGTCGGCGCGTTCGGCGTCTGGATCCCGGCCGCGGCGTATCTCGTCGCTATCGGTCAGACGACCGGCGGTGCGTTGCTCGCCATCTACGGGCTCGTCGTCTCGCTCTCGGACTCGTACCTGCGGCCGGCGCTGATCGGCCGGACGAGCGCGTTCAACTCGGCGAGCGTCGTCGTCGGCATCTTCGGCGGGCTCGTCGTGTTCGGCGCGGTCGGGCTGTTCATCGGGCCCGTCGTCCTCGGCGGCGCGAAGCTCGCGCTCGATTGCTTCGCCCGAGGACACACGGGACACGCTCCGCCCGACGTCGACGGCGAGAGATCGAACGCCGGCGCTATCGCCGAGCGCGGGGATGCGGACGGCGTCCCCGGACGGTCGGACGCCGACGCCCAGTCAGCCGACACCGGCGGCGAGACGGAAACGGTGGGCGAAGACGAGACGCCGCCCGAGGACGAGACGGCAACCGAGCCGGACGACGAGACCGCCGAAGACGCGGCGAACGGCGAGCGCCGCGGCGACGATCGGTCGAGCTGA
- a CDS encoding two pore domain potassium channel family protein, whose protein sequence is MNVALFALGVAVILAATVDLLWTALWVDGGAGPISARLSTATWRGLKAVGSGRRRLLSLAGPLILVVTLFAWIGLLWAGWTVLFGASETALLSTRHGGFPNWVGRGYYVAYTMFTDGNGDYTPHGELWQIASGLTTASGMLFATLSVSYILSVLGAVADKRSFASSVHGLGERSEAFVRSGWNGDDLAQLDLPLNELASDIGRLAEQHKSYPILHYYHSEGGTDASTVAVAVFDDALTLLRFGVPEERRPNEALVKGARSSTSDYLQTLDEAFIEPVDRTPRPPDLDRLRAAGVPTMSDEEFADALDDVDERRRRLLALVEADAWYWPPLDAD, encoded by the coding sequence CCTCTGGACGGCGCTGTGGGTCGACGGCGGCGCCGGGCCGATCTCGGCTCGGCTGTCGACGGCGACGTGGCGCGGCCTCAAGGCGGTCGGCAGCGGTCGCCGCCGGCTCCTGAGTCTCGCCGGGCCGCTCATCCTCGTCGTCACGCTGTTCGCGTGGATCGGGCTCCTCTGGGCCGGCTGGACGGTCCTCTTCGGCGCCAGCGAGACGGCGCTGCTCAGCACGCGACACGGAGGGTTTCCCAACTGGGTCGGGCGCGGCTACTACGTCGCGTACACGATGTTCACCGACGGAAACGGCGATTACACGCCCCACGGCGAGCTCTGGCAGATCGCTTCGGGGTTGACGACGGCCAGCGGAATGCTGTTCGCGACGCTGTCGGTCTCCTATATCCTCTCGGTGCTGGGCGCCGTCGCCGACAAGCGGTCGTTCGCCAGCAGCGTCCACGGGCTGGGAGAGCGCAGCGAAGCCTTCGTCCGGTCGGGCTGGAACGGCGATGACCTGGCCCAGCTCGACCTGCCGCTCAACGAACTCGCGTCCGACATCGGCCGCCTCGCCGAGCAGCACAAGTCCTACCCGATTCTCCACTACTACCACAGCGAGGGCGGGACCGACGCGTCGACGGTGGCCGTCGCCGTCTTCGACGACGCGCTGACGCTGCTGCGCTTCGGCGTCCCGGAGGAGCGGCGTCCGAACGAGGCCCTCGTCAAGGGCGCCCGGTCGAGCACGAGCGACTACCTCCAGACGCTCGACGAGGCCTTTATCGAGCCCGTCGATCGGACGCCGCGGCCGCCCGATCTCGATCGCCTCCGCGCCGCCGGCGTCCCGACGATGTCCGACGAGGAGTTCGCGGACGCGCTCGACGACGTCGACGAGCGCCGCCGCCGACTCCTCGCGCTGGTCGAAGCCGACGCCTGGTACTGGCCGCCGCTGGACGCCGACTGA